A genomic segment from Chitinophaga flava encodes:
- a CDS encoding GH3 auxin-responsive promoter family protein encodes MKFKSLLAKPFASIVHNKIRKEMLRAVEDQEAILDELIKTGKKTEFGNDHKLDAVRTYDEFKQAIPIRDYEQFKPYIERIKEGKQNVLWKGLPIYLAKTSGTTSGVKYIPISKDSISNHIDTARNALLNYMGETGNTAFADGKMIFLSGSPELERVGGIPTGRLSGIVNHHIPRYLRTNQLPTYETNCIDDWETKLDRIVEETINQDMTLISGIPPWVQMYFDRLMERTNGKKIKEIFKNFDVMVYGGVNFEPYRAKLMASIGSPIHTIETFPASEGFFAFQDSQEQEGLLLNANSGIFYEFIPAQEIFNENPTRLSLKDVQTGVNYAMVINNNAGLWGYNLGDTVKFISTNPYRLLVTGRIKHFISAFGEHVIGEEVEYSLMKAAAEENVHITEFTVAPMVQTSGELPFHEWFVEFENTPKDLKAFAMKVDQNLRQKNIYYNDLLTGNILQPLKIRTVRKQGFIDYMKAIGKLGGQNKVPRLSNDRKLADELTRYVQP; translated from the coding sequence ATGAAGTTTAAATCACTGCTAGCCAAACCATTTGCTTCTATTGTACATAACAAGATCAGGAAGGAAATGCTCAGGGCGGTGGAAGACCAAGAGGCAATCCTGGATGAACTGATAAAGACAGGCAAAAAAACGGAGTTCGGAAATGACCATAAACTGGATGCAGTACGTACTTACGATGAATTTAAACAAGCTATACCGATCCGGGATTACGAGCAGTTTAAACCATATATAGAAAGAATCAAAGAGGGCAAACAAAATGTGCTCTGGAAAGGTCTGCCTATCTATCTGGCCAAAACTTCCGGTACTACCAGTGGCGTTAAATATATCCCTATCTCCAAAGATTCTATTTCCAATCATATAGATACCGCCCGGAATGCTCTGCTCAACTATATGGGCGAAACCGGTAATACGGCTTTTGCTGATGGTAAAATGATCTTCCTCTCCGGTTCTCCTGAACTGGAAAGGGTAGGTGGTATCCCCACCGGACGCCTCAGTGGGATCGTAAACCACCATATACCCCGCTATCTGCGTACCAACCAGCTTCCTACATATGAAACAAATTGCATAGACGATTGGGAGACCAAGCTGGACAGGATTGTGGAAGAAACCATCAACCAGGATATGACACTGATCAGTGGCATTCCACCCTGGGTACAGATGTATTTCGACCGCCTGATGGAACGTACCAACGGTAAGAAGATTAAAGAAATATTTAAAAATTTTGATGTGATGGTGTACGGTGGAGTCAACTTTGAGCCGTACCGGGCTAAACTGATGGCTTCCATTGGCAGTCCCATCCATACAATTGAAACGTTCCCTGCTTCTGAAGGCTTTTTTGCCTTCCAGGATTCGCAGGAGCAGGAAGGCCTTTTATTAAATGCCAATTCCGGTATTTTCTATGAGTTTATACCTGCACAGGAAATTTTTAATGAAAATCCTACCCGGCTGTCGCTGAAAGATGTTCAAACCGGCGTAAATTACGCTATGGTCATCAACAACAACGCCGGATTGTGGGGATATAACCTGGGCGACACGGTGAAATTCATCTCCACCAATCCATACCGTTTGTTGGTAACCGGGAGGATCAAACATTTTATTTCAGCCTTCGGTGAACACGTGATCGGAGAAGAAGTGGAATACAGTCTGATGAAAGCAGCTGCGGAAGAAAATGTCCATATCACGGAATTTACGGTGGCCCCTATGGTGCAGACCAGTGGAGAACTGCCCTTCCATGAATGGTTTGTGGAGTTTGAAAATACCCCCAAAGACCTGAAGGCTTTTGCAATGAAGGTAGACCAGAACCTCCGTCAGAAGAACATCTATTATAATGACCTTTTAACCGGTAATATATTACAACCCCTTAAAATAAGGACCGTACGCAAACAGGGTTTCATTGATTATATGAAAGCTATTGGAAAACTGGGAGGACAGAACAAAGTACCACGTTTAAGCAATGACAGAAAACTGGCCGATGAACTGACCAGGTATGTGCAGCCATAA
- the rseP gene encoding RIP metalloprotease RseP: MTTEVILVKAGQLLLSLSILVVLHELGHFIPAKLFKTRVEKFYLFFDPWFSLFKIKKGETEYGIGWLPLGGYVKISGMIDESMDKEAMAKPPQPYEFRAKPAWQRLIIMVGGVTVNVLLAILIYSMILWHWGEKYLPTDAVKYGVTVDSLAQSIGLRDGDKIVSVNHQKVDRFGAITGKVILREAKSIEVVRDGKEMSFPVPAGFINALLKQKEPFAYVRYPYYADRFEKGSIADKGGMFKPGDQMLSINNLSVPYFTDFAKELRKHKNEEVTIGILRGKDSLTIPVKLDNKAQLGIYPQDPEKFFDYKVVNYTLPQAIPAGFMMSIDKLVGYVQQLRLIFVSKEVKVSESLGGFMSIGNLFPEAWDWLTFWEMTAFLSIILAFMNILPIPALDGGHVLFLLYEIITGRKPGEKFLEYAQIAGMVILFGLLLLANGLDFWRNIISKWF; this comes from the coding sequence ATGACAACAGAGGTAATATTGGTGAAAGCCGGGCAGTTATTACTGTCACTCTCTATACTGGTCGTATTGCACGAGTTAGGCCACTTTATCCCCGCCAAATTGTTTAAAACCAGGGTAGAAAAATTCTATTTATTCTTTGACCCATGGTTCTCTCTCTTTAAAATCAAAAAAGGAGAAACAGAATACGGTATTGGTTGGTTGCCACTAGGCGGATATGTAAAAATATCCGGTATGATAGATGAAAGCATGGACAAGGAAGCCATGGCTAAACCACCGCAACCCTATGAATTCAGAGCCAAACCAGCCTGGCAGCGGCTGATCATTATGGTAGGCGGTGTGACAGTTAACGTTCTCCTGGCTATTCTTATCTATAGCATGATCTTATGGCATTGGGGCGAAAAATATCTGCCTACCGATGCAGTGAAATACGGCGTTACAGTAGACTCTCTGGCGCAAAGTATAGGTCTGCGCGACGGCGATAAAATCGTATCTGTCAATCACCAGAAAGTAGATCGGTTTGGCGCTATCACTGGTAAAGTGATTTTGCGTGAAGCTAAAAGCATTGAAGTAGTCCGCGATGGAAAAGAAATGAGTTTCCCGGTTCCTGCAGGCTTTATCAACGCACTGCTGAAACAGAAGGAACCTTTTGCCTATGTACGTTATCCGTATTATGCAGACCGGTTCGAAAAAGGATCGATCGCTGACAAAGGCGGTATGTTCAAACCTGGTGATCAGATGCTGTCTATCAACAACCTCTCTGTGCCTTATTTCACAGATTTCGCCAAGGAGCTGCGTAAACATAAGAATGAAGAAGTGACGATCGGTATTCTGAGAGGGAAAGACTCTCTGACCATTCCGGTGAAACTGGATAATAAAGCCCAACTGGGTATCTATCCACAGGATCCGGAGAAGTTCTTCGATTATAAAGTTGTGAATTATACCTTACCACAGGCTATCCCTGCTGGTTTTATGATGAGTATTGATAAGCTGGTAGGATATGTACAACAACTCAGACTGATCTTCGTATCCAAAGAAGTGAAGGTAAGTGAGTCACTGGGTGGTTTTATGAGTATTGGTAACCTGTTCCCTGAAGCCTGGGACTGGCTCACCTTCTGGGAGATGACAGCTTTCCTGTCTATTATCCTGGCTTTCATGAATATTCTCCCTATTCCGGCGCTGGACGGAGGACACGTGCTCTTCCTGCTGTATGAGATCATTAC
- a CDS encoding DsbA family protein, which yields MRFIYIYDPLCGWCYGFTPVVLQFQQLQMDTMEFDILSGGMITGDNRHPFSTMAAYIQREHTNVEDMTGVKFGEAFLEKLLPSQEIMDSEKPSVALTVFKLYQPENAISFAHDMQVALNYDGLSLNHNDTYRKLIRKYGLPEDEFISRMQDEHLRYETQQEFQLIQNWGITGFPAAILDTGKQLYLCARGYTPLDKLQQTINNIIQESNRL from the coding sequence ATGCGTTTTATATATATCTATGATCCACTTTGTGGCTGGTGCTACGGCTTTACGCCAGTAGTCCTTCAGTTTCAGCAGCTACAGATGGATACCATGGAATTTGATATTCTCTCCGGCGGAATGATCACCGGTGATAACCGTCATCCTTTTTCTACTATGGCGGCTTATATTCAACGGGAACATACCAACGTGGAAGATATGACAGGTGTGAAATTCGGAGAGGCCTTCCTCGAAAAACTACTTCCTTCACAGGAAATAATGGATTCAGAAAAACCTTCCGTAGCACTCACTGTTTTCAAACTATACCAGCCGGAAAATGCTATTTCCTTTGCGCATGATATGCAGGTAGCACTCAACTATGATGGACTCAGTCTTAATCATAACGATACTTACCGGAAACTGATCCGCAAATACGGACTACCGGAAGATGAATTCATCAGCCGCATGCAGGATGAACATCTCCGATATGAAACCCAGCAGGAGTTTCAGCTGATACAAAACTGGGGGATCACCGGATTTCCGGCTGCTATTCTGGATACAGGTAAACAACTGTACCTTTGCGCAAGAGGATATACCCCCCTGGACAAACTTCAACAGACCATCAATAATATTATACAGGAAAGTAACCGTTTATAA
- a CDS encoding 1-deoxy-D-xylulose-5-phosphate reductoisomerase — MNKRRIAIFGSTGSIGIQALEVIAAHPDKFSVEVLTAQQNADLLIEQALKFKPNAVVIGSEEKYKQVKDVLFDKGIKVFAGAKAMVEVASWSSIDMMLAAIIGFAGLAPTLSAIEQGTPVALANKETLVVAGDIVMATARRKNVPIIPVDSEHSAIFQCLVGEPFSKVEKVILTASGGPFLGKKPNFLINVKKDHALQHPNWRMGAKITIDCATLMNKGLEMIEARWMFGLQPENIEVVIHPQSIIHSMVQFVDGSLKAQMGLPDMKLPIQYALGYPDRLANEFPRFSFRNYPSLTFEQPDTKTFRNLAIAIDAMHKGGNTACVMNAANEEVVHAFLRNRIGFLQMTEVIEETIAKIPFIEAPTLHDYYECDNAAREHAASLINSIVI; from the coding sequence ATGAATAAACGAAGAATTGCCATATTCGGGTCCACCGGATCCATTGGTATACAGGCACTGGAAGTGATCGCAGCACACCCCGACAAATTCAGCGTGGAAGTGCTGACTGCGCAACAGAACGCCGACCTCCTGATCGAGCAGGCGTTGAAATTTAAGCCCAACGCTGTGGTGATTGGCAGTGAGGAGAAATATAAACAGGTAAAAGACGTATTGTTTGACAAAGGCATCAAAGTATTTGCCGGTGCCAAAGCCATGGTGGAAGTAGCTTCCTGGAGTTCTATCGATATGATGCTCGCCGCCATTATCGGTTTTGCCGGTTTGGCTCCTACCTTGTCTGCCATTGAACAGGGTACCCCGGTAGCTCTGGCCAACAAGGAAACCCTGGTAGTAGCCGGAGATATCGTAATGGCCACCGCACGCAGAAAAAATGTGCCTATCATTCCGGTAGATTCAGAACATTCCGCCATTTTCCAATGTCTGGTAGGAGAGCCTTTCAGCAAAGTAGAAAAGGTGATACTCACCGCTTCCGGCGGTCCTTTTCTGGGTAAAAAGCCTAACTTCCTCATCAATGTAAAAAAAGATCATGCCCTGCAGCACCCTAACTGGCGCATGGGCGCTAAGATAACCATCGACTGTGCCACCCTGATGAACAAGGGGCTGGAAATGATCGAAGCCCGCTGGATGTTTGGTCTTCAGCCTGAAAATATTGAGGTAGTGATTCATCCTCAATCTATTATACATTCCATGGTTCAGTTTGTGGACGGTTCCCTGAAAGCTCAGATGGGCCTGCCCGACATGAAACTGCCTATACAATACGCACTGGGATACCCTGACCGTCTGGCCAATGAGTTTCCCCGGTTTTCCTTCCGGAATTATCCGTCCCTCACTTTTGAGCAGCCGGATACCAAAACATTCCGTAACCTTGCTATCGCTATAGATGCAATGCACAAAGGAGGAAACACCGCCTGCGTGATGAATGCAGCCAACGAAGAGGTAGTACATGCTTTCCTCCGCAACCGGATCGGATTCTTACAGATGACAGAGGTAATTGAAGAAACAATAGCCAAAATTCCATTTATCGAAGCACCCACTTTACACGATTATTATGAATGCGATAATGCTGCGCGTGAACACGCTGCATCCCTTATCAATTCTATCGTTATCTAA
- the rplU gene encoding 50S ribosomal protein L21, whose product MFAVVKIAGQQFKVQKDQEIFVQQLQGKVGDKVEFSEVLLIDNAGSLTVGTDVKSVVKAEILSHVQGEKVIAFKMKRRKGFRKKIGHRTHFTKIKINDIA is encoded by the coding sequence ATGTTTGCAGTTGTAAAAATCGCAGGTCAGCAATTTAAAGTACAAAAAGACCAGGAAATTTTTGTACAGCAGTTACAAGGAAAAGTTGGAGACAAAGTGGAGTTTTCCGAAGTTCTGTTGATCGATAACGCTGGTTCACTGACCGTAGGCACTGATGTAAAATCAGTAGTAAAAGCAGAGATCCTGAGCCATGTTCAGGGTGAGAAAGTGATCGCTTTCAAAATGAAGAGAAGAAAAGGCTTCAGAAAGAAAATCGGTCACCGCACCCATTTTACTAAGATCAAGATCAATGACATAGCTTAA
- a CDS encoding helix-hairpin-helix domain-containing protein, protein MDNNSIADNFSLLSKLMDIHGENSFKAKSFASAAFTIEKLPTQLKETSRDDIFRIKGIGESTGKSILEMLDTNSFTLLENYLNITPPGIMEIMKIKGLGPKKIATIWKELEVESMGELLYACNENRLLLLKGFGEKTQDNVRQNIEFYLSNRNRFLFAEVEEIAHTLEKQLQQLLAPAPVALTGAFRRQEVIIDELELVIATTPDILRQQLAALPGFTLTDSQGHNLVWKYNDKLNVVTHACEKEDFYSLLFSTTGSATFMDKFNAAGGASHIKNALSEEAIFSGAGIAFIPPCLREGLNEIELARQQQLPQLITRADIKGIVHSHSQWSDGVDTLEEMAIAARDQGFEYLVLSDHSRSAFYANGLSIERVIAQQEQIDELNKQLAPFRIFKSIEADILNDGSLDYPDEILARFDLVIASVHSNLKMTEEKAMARLLKAIENPYTTILGHMTGRLLLSRNGYPVNHKTIIDACAEHGVAIELNAHPRRLDIDWTWIPYALEKKVLISIDPDAHSIQGYRDIYYGTLAAQKGGVTKANNLSSFSVDMLDVYLQERKKQKNILL, encoded by the coding sequence ATGGACAATAATTCAATAGCAGATAATTTCTCCCTGCTGTCCAAACTAATGGACATACACGGCGAAAACAGCTTTAAAGCCAAATCTTTTGCCTCTGCGGCATTTACCATAGAAAAACTGCCGACTCAGCTCAAAGAAACGTCCCGCGATGATATCTTCCGCATCAAAGGCATTGGGGAATCTACCGGAAAAAGCATCCTCGAAATGCTCGATACCAATAGTTTTACACTCTTGGAAAACTATCTCAATATCACTCCTCCAGGCATCATGGAAATCATGAAAATAAAAGGCCTGGGACCCAAAAAGATAGCGACTATCTGGAAAGAACTGGAAGTTGAGTCCATGGGTGAACTATTATATGCCTGCAATGAAAACCGTCTTCTCCTGCTCAAAGGATTTGGCGAAAAAACACAGGACAACGTACGGCAGAATATTGAATTCTACCTCTCCAACCGCAACCGCTTCCTGTTTGCTGAAGTGGAGGAAATTGCCCATACCCTCGAAAAACAGCTGCAGCAGCTCCTGGCACCCGCTCCCGTAGCTCTCACAGGAGCCTTCCGCCGTCAGGAAGTGATTATCGATGAACTGGAACTGGTTATTGCCACCACTCCGGACATCCTGCGCCAACAGCTTGCTGCCTTGCCCGGCTTTACCCTTACTGATAGCCAGGGCCATAACCTGGTATGGAAATACAACGATAAACTCAATGTAGTGACACATGCATGTGAGAAAGAAGACTTTTATAGCCTGCTCTTCTCCACTACCGGCTCCGCTACTTTTATGGATAAATTTAATGCTGCCGGCGGCGCCTCCCATATTAAAAATGCCCTGTCTGAAGAAGCTATTTTCAGTGGAGCAGGGATCGCATTCATTCCTCCCTGCCTGCGGGAAGGCCTGAACGAAATTGAACTGGCCCGTCAGCAACAGCTACCACAACTGATCACCCGGGCAGACATCAAAGGGATCGTCCATTCCCACAGCCAATGGAGCGATGGTGTCGACACCCTTGAAGAAATGGCTATCGCCGCCAGAGACCAGGGATTCGAATACCTCGTCCTCAGCGACCACTCCCGCTCTGCTTTCTATGCCAATGGCCTGAGTATAGAACGTGTCATCGCCCAACAGGAACAGATCGATGAACTCAACAAACAACTGGCCCCCTTCCGTATCTTCAAAAGTATAGAGGCAGACATCCTCAACGATGGCTCACTCGACTACCCGGATGAAATACTGGCCCGCTTCGACCTGGTGATCGCTTCTGTACACTCCAACCTGAAGATGACCGAAGAAAAAGCCATGGCCCGCCTCCTGAAAGCCATCGAAAATCCTTACACTACCATCCTCGGACATATGACCGGCCGTCTGTTACTGAGCCGCAACGGATACCCGGTAAATCATAAAACCATCATTGATGCCTGTGCCGAACATGGCGTGGCCATAGAGCTAAATGCTCACCCGCGCCGCCTGGATATAGACTGGACCTGGATCCCTTATGCACTGGAGAAAAAAGTACTCATCTCCATCGATCCTGATGCCCACAGTATACAAGGCTACCGCGACATATATTATGGTACCCTCGCGGCACAAAAAGGTGGCGTCACCAAAGCCAACAATCTGAGTAGCTTCAGTGTTGACATGCTCGATGTTTATTTACAGGAACGTAAAAAACAAAAAAATATCCTGTTATGA
- the rpmA gene encoding 50S ribosomal protein L27: MAHKKGEGSVKNGRDSQSKRLGVKIFGGQPAISGNIIVRQRGTVYHPGQNVGVGKDFTIFALTDGVVEFRKGRENKTYVSVKAFDTTAQAEA, translated from the coding sequence ATGGCACATAAAAAAGGTGAAGGTAGTGTAAAGAACGGCCGTGATTCCCAAAGCAAAAGGCTGGGAGTAAAAATCTTCGGTGGTCAACCTGCTATTTCTGGCAACATCATCGTTCGTCAGAGAGGTACAGTTTATCATCCCGGTCAAAACGTAGGTGTTGGTAAAGATTTTACCATTTTCGCGTTGACAGATGGTGTGGTTGAATTCAGAAAAGGTCGCGAAAACAAGACTTACGTTTCTGTTAAAGCATTTGACACCACTGCTCAGGCAGAAGCCTAA
- a CDS encoding histone, whose amino-acid sequence MATIKKAAAKKAAPKKAAAKKAAPKKAAAKKAAPKKAAPKKKAAAKKAAPKKKAAAKKVAPKKAAAKKAAPKKKVAAKKAAPKKKAAAKKAAPKKAAAKKAAPKKKAAAKKPVAKKKAAAKKAPAAPPATPIAPAN is encoded by the coding sequence ATGGCAACAATTAAAAAAGCGGCTGCTAAGAAAGCTGCTCCTAAAAAAGCGGCTGCTAAGAAAGCTGCGCCTAAAAAAGCTGCTGCTAAGAAAGCCGCTCCTAAAAAAGCTGCTCCTAAAAAGAAAGCCGCTGCTAAAAAAGCTGCTCCTAAAAAGAAAGCTGCTGCTAAAAAAGTAGCTCCTAAAAAAGCTGCTGCTAAGAAAGCCGCTCCTAAAAAGAAAGTTGCTGCTAAAAAAGCCGCTCCTAAAAAGAAAGCTGCTGCTAAGAAAGCTGCTCCTAAAAAAGCTGCTGCTAAGAAAGCCGCTCCTAAAAAGAAAGCTGCTGCTAAAAAACCTGTTGCTAAGAAGAAAGCTGCTGCTAAAAAAGCACCTGCTGCTCCTCCAGCTACACCAATTGCACCAGCAAACTAA
- a CDS encoding PrsW family intramembrane metalloprotease, which yields MMLLALAISPGLAICLLMFVLDKYDREPVGLLVKSFLLGMACVTLPLSFQTMASLYGFQETNNNLFDTAFFAFGIVGLSEEFAKFLVLRLYAYPKKHFNEPLDGIVYAVMVGMGFATFENITYVYQYGFGVGVARMFLSVPAHATFAILMGYYVGLAKFMPIQRDELLLKGLMIAVFFHGAFDFFLFSGNNILALGAAVITLIIAGRMSLKATRKDLQLSKKLFGRRTQEETNTLELEEDDDQDNLL from the coding sequence ATGATGCTGCTGGCACTCGCCATCTCTCCCGGACTGGCCATCTGTCTCCTGATGTTTGTGCTCGACAAATACGATCGCGAACCCGTAGGTCTGCTGGTAAAAAGCTTCCTCCTGGGGATGGCCTGTGTAACACTGCCATTGTCTTTTCAGACAATGGCCTCACTCTATGGGTTTCAGGAAACCAACAATAACCTGTTCGACACCGCTTTTTTTGCTTTCGGCATAGTGGGCCTTTCCGAAGAGTTCGCCAAATTCCTGGTGCTACGTTTATATGCGTATCCAAAAAAACATTTTAATGAGCCGCTCGATGGGATTGTATACGCTGTAATGGTAGGCATGGGGTTCGCTACCTTCGAAAACATTACCTATGTATATCAGTACGGTTTTGGCGTAGGCGTAGCCCGCATGTTCCTCTCGGTACCGGCCCACGCCACTTTTGCCATTCTGATGGGTTATTATGTGGGGTTGGCCAAATTTATGCCGATACAGAGAGATGAGCTACTACTGAAAGGACTGATGATAGCGGTCTTCTTTCATGGTGCTTTCGATTTTTTCCTGTTCTCCGGTAATAATATACTGGCACTGGGCGCTGCTGTGATCACACTCATTATTGCTGGCAGGATGTCGCTCAAGGCAACCCGTAAAGATCTGCAGCTATCGAAGAAACTGTTCGGACGGCGCACTCAGGAAGAAACAAACACACTGGAGCTGGAAGAAGATGATGATCAGGATAACCTGCTTTAA
- a CDS encoding GNAT family N-acetyltransferase produces MYRVKSTTVADIPVIQELSKRIWKPTYKSILEPEQVDYMIDMMYSTASLTKQITELQHKYIILQDDKRPIGYASYSPTDTEGVYKLHKIYLDPSYQGKGVGRFFLDTVIRQVKKLGATILELDVNRYNKARFFYEKMGFTVYNEKDTDIGNGYLMEDYIMRKSL; encoded by the coding sequence ATGTATCGCGTAAAATCAACAACAGTAGCTGATATTCCCGTTATACAGGAACTCTCTAAGAGAATCTGGAAACCAACTTATAAGAGCATCCTCGAGCCGGAACAAGTCGATTATATGATCGACATGATGTATAGCACTGCTTCGCTAACCAAACAAATCACCGAACTACAACACAAGTATATCATCCTGCAGGATGATAAAAGACCTATTGGTTATGCATCGTATAGCCCCACTGACACTGAAGGTGTTTATAAACTGCATAAAATATACCTCGACCCCAGTTACCAGGGTAAGGGTGTGGGTCGCTTCTTCCTTGATACAGTGATCAGACAGGTAAAAAAACTGGGCGCCACCATTCTGGAGCTGGACGTAAACCGTTACAACAAAGCCCGGTTCTTCTACGAAAAAATGGGATTCACAGTTTATAATGAGAAAGACACCGACATCGGTAATGGTTATCTGATGGAAGATTATATCATGAGAAAATCATTATAA